From Ignisphaera aggregans DSM 17230, the proteins below share one genomic window:
- a CDS encoding conserved hypothetical protein (KEGG: pai:PAE2856 hypothetical protein~SPTR: Q8ZUC1 Conserved within P. aerophilum) has translation MPRYVEGIGIEFKYERIRRLPNGRIIKVRFGGGEIVLEDTVTYGDIEVWEELKLPEGVEALLGVTALEKLGYRVNPRTGKLEKVEFYLLTI, from the coding sequence TTGCCAAGATATGTTGAGGGTATAGGTATAGAGTTTAAATATGAGAGAATTAGGAGGTTGCCCAATGGAAGAATTATCAAGGTTAGATTTGGTGGTGGGGAAATAGTATTGGAGGATACTGTTACATATGGAGATATAGAGGTATGGGAAGAATTGAAACTACCAGAAGGTGTAGAGGCGCTACTAGGTGTAACAGCACTTGAGAAACTTGGATATAGGGTTAACCCAAGAACAGGAAAGCTTGAGAAAGTAGAATTCTACTTATTAACTATCTAA
- a CDS encoding protein of unknown function DUF433 (COGs: COG2442 conserved hypothetical protein~InterPro IPR007367~KEGG: iho:Igni_1068 hypothetical protein~PFAM: protein of unknown function DUF433~SPTR: A8ABE3 Putative uncharacterized protein~PFAM: Protein of unknown function (DUF433)), producing MVKILAKEDRIVVDPKILGGKAVIKGTRIPVYFILELLSNGWTIDDILKEYPHLTREDILAAIRYAAKVLREEIIVKT from the coding sequence ATGGTGAAGATATTGGCAAAAGAGGATAGAATTGTTGTAGATCCAAAGATATTAGGAGGTAAGGCAGTTATAAAAGGCACAAGAATACCTGTATATTTCATTCTGGAGCTGTTATCCAATGGATGGACAATCGACGATATACTAAAGGAATACCCACATCTAACAAGAGAAGACATATTAGCTGCCATTAGATATGCTGCAAAAGTTCTAAGGGAAGAGATTATTGTCAAAACCTAG
- a CDS encoding conserved hypothetical protein (KEGG: iho:Igni_1069 hypothetical protein~SPTR: A8ABE4 Putative uncharacterized protein~PFAM: Protein of unknown function DUF82), with protein sequence MSKPRLLADENIPKTVIKILREKGYNVIAIYEIRPGMNDEEVIELAIKESRIIITFDKEFGRIALLNPNITGIILLRIPPSNPIYIAERLVSVLEKIDNLYNKLVIIRRRSIKIIPLRT encoded by the coding sequence TTGTCAAAACCTAGACTTCTAGCTGATGAAAATATACCGAAAACTGTTATCAAAATACTTAGAGAGAAAGGATACAATGTTATAGCTATATATGAAATTAGACCAGGAATGAATGATGAAGAAGTGATAGAACTTGCTATAAAGGAATCAAGGATTATAATAACATTTGATAAAGAATTTGGAAGAATAGCTCTCCTAAACCCTAATATCACAGGCATTATTCTACTGAGGATACCACCATCGAATCCTATATACATAGCCGAAAGACTGGTTTCAGTACTTGAAAAAATAGATAATCTATATAACAAGCTGGTTATAATCAGAAGAAGATCTATAAAAATAATTCCACTACGCACCTAG